In Juglans regia cultivar Chandler chromosome 13, Walnut 2.0, whole genome shotgun sequence, the following proteins share a genomic window:
- the LOC109005828 gene encoding protein FAR-RED IMPAIRED RESPONSE 1-like: MPPAFFSHFNPYSLLIPYPNANSYHPRVIQNLNGQDEDFGTILEVDNEQDGVDGQHEITPEAHIEVAEEDDDEIENGNVFNENSTLEEPTRGLMFHTKQDLQAYYKQYGKQLGFGVSIQRVKKDVDSTFKYLTLGCARGGKVRNRTRDVSKPRPTSKTECKAKINAMLVNGLWRITIVENAHNHGLSLQKSRYLRCHREIDTITKRKLDVVDRAGVRMNKSFNTLVVNASGFENLQFLEKDCRNYIDKAIQLRLGKGDAEALRAYFMRMQVMNDGFFTLMDLDDDLRLRNVFWADGRSRAVYDYFGDVVTFDTTYLTNMHGMPFAPFVGVNHHGQSILLGARLISFEDTNTFVWLFQTWLSCMNGKAPKTIITD, from the exons ATGCCACCTGCattcttttctcatttcaatCCTTATTCTCTTTTGATTCCTTATCCAAATGCCAACTCTTATCACCCACGGGTAATTCAG AATTTGAATGGACAAGATGAGGATTTTGGAACTATTTTAGAGGTGGATAACGAACAAGATGGAGTAGATGGACAACATGAAATTACACCTGAAGCTCATATTGAGGTTGCAgaggaggatgatgatgaaattgaaaatggAAATGTCTTCAACGAGAATTCTACTCTTGAAGAACCCACTCGTGGATTGATGTTTCATACTAAACAGGATCTCCAAGCTTATTATAAGCAATATGGGAAGCAGCTGGGGTTTGGGGTTAGCATTCAAAGAGTCAAAAAGGATGTGGATAGTACTTTCAAATACTTAACTCTAGGATGTGCTCGTGGTGGTAAGGTACGTAACCGCACACGTGATGTTTCTAAGCCACGTCCGACCAGCAAGACAGAATGCAAGGCCAAGATCAATGCAATGCTAGTAAACGGCTTGTGGCGTATAACTATAGTAGAGAATGCACACAATCATGGGTTGAGTCTCCAAAAGTCCAGATACCTTAGATGCCATAGGGAAATTGACACAATCACCAAGAGGAAATTAGACGTAGTCGATAGAGCTGGGGTACGCATGAACAAAAGCTTCAACACTTTAGTTGTTAATGCAAGTGGGTTCGAGAATCTTCAATTTCTAGAGAAGGATTGTCGTAATTATATTGACAAGGCCATACAACTTCGCCTTGGCAAAGGAGATGCTGAGGCACTTCGTGCATATTTTATGAGAATGCAAGTAATGAATGATGGATTTTTTAccttgatggatttagatgatgatTTGAGATTAAGAAATGTGTTTTGGGCTGATGGACGGAGTAGGGCAGTATAtgattattttggggatgttgtgACGTTTGATACGACATACCTCACTAATATGCATGGTATGCCATTCGCACCATTCGTGGGTGTGAATCATCATGGCCAATCGATACTATTGGGGGCAAGATTGATATCATTTGAAGACACAAATACATTTGTTTGGTTATTCCAAACATGGTTGTCTTGCATGAATGGAAAAGCTCCAAAAACTATAATAACGGATTAA
- the LOC109006306 gene encoding pentatricopeptide repeat-containing protein At5g61370, mitochondrial — protein sequence MHIVMKLKWRNFLWQVIRAHKHERRYLCLYCTMQPNLPPPNLQELCSIVSSSIGGLDELELNLNKISASLTSSLVTQVIDSCKHEAPSRRLLRFFLWTRKNLNYSLEDKDYNHSIRVFAEKNDRTAMDILISDLRKEGRAMDTHTFSVVAETLVKLGREDEALGIFKNLDKYKCPQDRVTVTAIITALCGKGHARRAEGVVWHHKDKISGVEQCIYRSLLYGWSEQENAKEARRIIKEMKSAGFMPDLFCYNTFLRCLCERNLKRNPSALVPETLNVMMEMRSYKIVPTSISYNILLSCLVRARRVKECCRILETMRKSGCSPDWTSYYLVARVSYLTGRYGKGNKIVDEMIAEGLVPDRMFYYDLIGILCGAERVNHALELFERMKRCSLGGYGPVYDVLIPKLCRGGDFEKGKKLWNEAMGMGVTLHFSSDVLDPSITKVFKPTRSLEKVSLVECTAAKKLVQVSNNFEKASNKKKKNKTSASK from the coding sequence ATGCACATCGTTATGAAATTGAAATGGCGAAATTTTCTTTGGCAAGTTATCAGAGCCCACAAACACGAACGTCGATATTTATGTCTTTACTGCACAATGCAGCCAAACCTGCCACCACCCAATTTGCAGGAGCTATGCAGTATTGTTTCAAGTTCAATTGGTGGATTAGATGAACTAGAATTGaatctaaataaaatttcggCTTCTTTAACATCATCACTAGTGACCCAAGTAATTGACTCTTGCAAGCATGAAGCACCCAGTAGAAGATTGCTGAGATTCTTTTTGTGGACTCGTAAGAATTTGAATTATAGTTTGGAAGACAAGGATTATAATCATTCCATTCGAGTCTTTGCCGAGAAAAATGATCGCACGGCAATGGATATATTGATTTCAGATCTTAGGAAGGAGGGTCGGGCTATGGATACTCATACTTTTAGCGTTGTAGCTGAGACATTGGTTAAACTGGGGAGAGAAGATGAGGCATTGGGTATTTTCAAGAACTTGGACAAGTACAAGTGCCCCCAAGATAGAGTTACTGTCACTGCAATTATTACTGCTTTATGTGGAAAGGGACATGCTAGGCGAGCAGAGGGGGTTGTTTGGCACCACAAGGATAAGATTTCTGGTGTAGAGCAATGCATTTACAGGAGCCTTCTCTATGGTTGGTCTGAGCAGGAGAATGCCAAGGAAGCGCGAAGAATCATCAAGGAAATGAAGTCGGCTGGGTTTATGCCGGATTTATTTTGCTATAATACATTCCTTCGTTGCCTTTGTGAGAGAAATCTTAAACGCAATCCTTCTGCCCTTGTTCCTGAGACCTTGAATGTGATGATGGAAATGAGGTCCTATAAGATTGTCCCAACGTCAATTAGTTATAATATCTTGCTTTCTTGTCTTGTAAGGGCAAGAAGAGTGAAGGAATGTTGTCGAATTCTTGAGACAATGAGGAAGTCAGGCTGTTCTCCAGATTGGACTAGCTATTATCTTGTTGCAAGGGTATCGTATTTGACTGGGAGATATGGTAAAGGTAATAAAATAGTGGATGAGATGATTGCAGAAGGGTTGGTACCAGATCGTATGTTTTACTATGATTTGATTGGTATTCTATGTGGAGCTGAGAGGGTGAATCATGCTCTTGAGCTCTTTGAGCGAATGAAGAGATGTTCATTGGGTGGTTATGGGCCAGTTTATGATGTGCTTATCCCAAAACTGTGTAGGGGAGGGGACTTTGAGAAGGGTAAAAAGCTCTGGAACGAGGCCATGGGAATGGGTGTTACTCTTCACTTCTCAAGTGATGTGTTGGACCCTTCAATCACCAAGGTTTTCAAGCCAACAAGGAGTTTGGAAAAAGTCAGCCTTGTGGAATGCACCGCAGCCAAGAAGCtagtacaagtttcaaataattttgaaaaggccagcaacaaaaagaagaaaaacaagaccTCTGCTTCAAAatga